A genomic region of Cannabis sativa cultivar Pink pepper isolate KNU-18-1 chromosome 1, ASM2916894v1, whole genome shotgun sequence contains the following coding sequences:
- the LOC115703740 gene encoding shikimate O-hydroxycinnamoyltransferase, which translates to MEVKVKERSLVKPLENGLCRPISIPLSNLDLLYEEVRKGSKSTGLYFYNNPNQEVPTSTHNFFDSSLLKNSLAEVLNLFYPVAGRLGHDHNHRLQINCNDDGVLFVVAETSSHIHELGDFTSSSDLSKLSPPASDYYSTEISSIPLLALQVTYFGCGGVCLSVGGAHVVMDGNSAFNFVNAWSQITRAKPTITTPPIFDRTLLSPRNPPQILFDHTNDGYRLLNQPNQDNNHGLNNNNQNFKVIVVKITKDQLNALKLKANNNFSTFSILAGLIWKCTCMARELPKDEETKLGFSSNGRSKLKPPLPLGYFGNVVFRNTTMALAGDIQSKPFWYASNLIHQTLKVNLDNDYLRSVIDFLKVHPNTRRRFEFGSPNLDINSWSKFSIYDADFGWGPPFLAHCGAISNEGRSWIFDNNNGDISVYISLHSDHVEKFNSYFKCVVNQICD; encoded by the exons ATGGAAGTAAAGGTGAAGGAGAGGAGTCTAGTGAAGCCCCTTGAGAATGGGCTTTGTCGGCCAATTAGTATTCCATTATCCAACTTAGACTTATTATATGAAGAAGTGAGAAAGGGCAGCAAGAGCACAGGCCTCTATTTCTATAATAACCCTAATCAAGAAGTTCCAACATCTACTCACAACTTCTTTGACTCATCTCTCCTCAAAAATTCTCTTGCTGAGGTTCTCAATCTATTTTATCCTGTTGCAGGCCGTCTCGGCCATGACCACAACCATCGTCTTCAGATTAACTGTAATGACGATGGTGTGTTGTTTGTTGTGGCCGAGACCAGCTCTCACATCCACGAGCTTGGAGATTTTACTTCCTCGTCAGATCTCTCCAAGCTCAGTCCTCCAGCCTCAGACTATTACTCTACCGAAATTTCTTCAATCCCTTTGTTGGCCTTACAG GTTACTTACTTTGGATGTGGTGGAGTGTGTCTAAGTGTGGGAGGAGCACATGTTGTAATGGATGGAAATTCAGCTTTCAATTTCGTAAATGCATGGTCTCAAATTACTCGAGCCAAACCCACCATTACAACTCCACCAATTTTCGATAGGACTTTACTCTCTCCTAGAAATCCACCACAAATATTGTTTGACCACACTAATGATGGATATCGACTCCTTAATCAACCCAATCAAGACAACAATCAtggtcttaataataataaccaaAACTTCAAAGTGATTGTAGTCAAAATCACTAAGGATCAACTCAACgctttgaaactcaaagctaaTAATAATTTCAGCACATTTTCAATTTTGGCTGGCCTTATATGGAAATGCACGTGCATGGCACGTGAACTTCCTAAAGATGAAGAGACTAAATTAGGCTTTTCTTCTAATGGAAGGTCCAAACTTAAACCACCACTTCCACTTGGTTATTTTGGCAATGTCGTTTTTAGAAATACGACAATGGCTTTGGCTGGTGATATTCAATCCAAACCCTTTTGGTATGCATCTAATCTTATTCATCAAACTTTGAAAGTGAATTTGGATAATGATTATCTGAGATCTGTAATTGACTTTTTGAAAGTTCATCCCAATACTAGACGTAGGTTTGAATTTGGATCTCCAAACCTTGATATTAATAGTTGGTCTAAATTTTCGATTTATGATGCTGATTTTGGGTGGGGTCCACCTTTCTTGGCACATTGTGGAGCTATATCTAATGAGGGGAGATCCTGGATATTTGATAACAATAATGGAGACATATCAGTATATATATCTCTTCACTCTGATCATGTGGAAaaatttaatagttattttaagTGTGTGGTGAAtcaaatttgtgactaa